Proteins from a genomic interval of Nematostella vectensis chromosome 12, jaNemVect1.1, whole genome shotgun sequence:
- the LOC5516898 gene encoding melatonin-related receptor translates to MNETPEFYELYQAMKKRGNVQRIAEVSLWCLICFCALLGNSATLLVIAKNRRLWGSTNMLIACLAVFDLSMSVLNGLPFAAPSLAIGKWPFSYAACQYMGYSGIAIAVGSMQTISCIAVNRFYRVVRPTKFKRAFSVRSTAVYIVTLWVFALIAPLPYILEDEKFKFQPGKILCFPSSESGLQKGLHFIVLVLIPGTVICYCYLRVYLKVRQHMVAVTTSIGAEEIAITKTLVAIVLGYLCCWVPILAIDLVDFFIGRLVMPRWVYLLYGYLAMLSSVTSPVIYALLIPTFRREYLKLIKKIRKCNRVGNCRVEDSIETTEVCVISSKYM, encoded by the coding sequence GAGGCAATGTCCAGCGCATCGCCGAAGTTTCCTTATGGTGTTTAATATGCTTTTGCGCGCTTCTCGGCAACTCAGCGACTCTTCTTGTCATAGCAAAGAATCGCCGCCTTTGGGGCTCCACCAACATGCTCATAGCATGCCTGGCGGTGTTTGATCTCTCAATGTCTGTTCTAAACGGGTTGCCGTTCGCTGCACCATCTCTAGCGATAGGTAAATGGCCGTTCTCTTATGCCGCCTGTCAATACATGGGCTATTCCGGCATCGCTATTGCCGTCGGTTCAATGCAGACGATTTCTTGCATCGCCGTCAATAGATTCTACCGAGTTGTGAGACCCACTAAGTTTAAGAGGGCTTTTAGTGTAAGATCAACTGCCGTGTATATCGTAACCCTGTGGGTGTTCGCCCTGATCGCGCCATTACCTTACATACTAGAAGACGAGAAATTCAAGTTCCAGCCTGGTAAGATCCTCTGCTTTCCTTCGTCTGAAAGCGGCTTGCAAAAAGGGCTTCATTTTATCGTTCTCGTACTCATTCCGGGCACCGTCATCTGCTACTGTTATCTACGAGTGTATCTTAAGGTGCGACAGCACATGGTTGCCGTGACGACCTCTATCGGCGCCGAGGAGATAGCGATAACTAAGACTCTGGTGGCGATTGtgttgggctacctgtgttgctGGGTACCCATTCTCGCTATCGACTTGGTGGATTTCTTCATCGGGCGCTTGGTGATGCCGCGATGGGTGTATCTCTTGTATGGCTACCTCGCCATGTTGAGCAGTGTTACGAGTCCAGTGATTTACGCGCTACTAATCCCAACCTTTCGACGAGAGTATCTCAAACTGATAAAGAAAATACGGAAGTGTAACAGAGTGGGCAACTGCAGGGTCGAAGATAGCATCGAAACTACAGAGGTCTGCGTCATCTCGTCTAAGTACATGTGA